One Verrucomicrobiia bacterium DNA segment encodes these proteins:
- a CDS encoding response regulator, producing MSKKILMVDDEMDYTSITKIFLEDAGNYEVQVVNRGKEGYPAAKKFMPDIILLDISMPDISGYDVARQISEDPQLKDIPILFFSGVYQETLDSAAKLNGRPILTKPTSGENLIAFIENYLPK from the coding sequence ATGTCTAAGAAAATACTGATGGTCGACGACGAAATGGATTACACCAGCATCACCAAGATCTTTCTCGAGGATGCCGGCAATTATGAAGTCCAAGTCGTCAATCGCGGCAAAGAAGGCTATCCCGCGGCCAAAAAGTTCATGCCGGACATCATCCTTCTGGACATCTCGATGCCGGACATTTCGGGGTATGACGTCGCCCGTCAGATTTCCGAGGATCCCCAGTTGAAGGACATCCCCATCCTGTTTTTCTCGGGCGTTTACCAGGAGACTCTGGACAGCGCGGCCAAGCTGAACGGCCGGCCGATCCTGACCAAGCCCACCAGCGGCGAAAACCTGATCGCCTTTATCGAAAATTACCTGCCGAAGTAG
- the thiD gene encoding bifunctional hydroxymethylpyrimidine kinase/phosphomethylpyrimidine kinase, whose protein sequence is MRVMKKSRSKSFSSSCPPVLTIAGSDPSGGAGIQADLKTFHQFGAYGMAAVSLLTIQNTLGVRKVHVLSPQKVKEQVQAVLDDITPLAAKTGALGSSAVIAAVGQMAARFLFPLVVDPVMVSKNGTWLMDPPACRTFIKHLLPHAYLVTPNVPEAVRISGMACKGSGSFRDMARKISGYGPRAVLIKGGHLKGEAVDYLYWQGEDHYFRAPRIKSAHSHGTGCTYSAAIAALLARGRALDKAVKEAKAYVTRALSSSPHIGHGNGPINHFAKTGL, encoded by the coding sequence ATGCGCGTTATGAAAAAGAGCCGATCAAAATCGTTTTCGTCTTCCTGCCCGCCGGTGCTGACCATCGCGGGTTCCGATCCTTCGGGCGGCGCGGGCATTCAGGCGGACCTGAAAACCTTTCATCAGTTCGGCGCCTATGGCATGGCGGCCGTCAGCCTTCTCACGATCCAGAATACGCTGGGCGTACGCAAAGTCCACGTGCTTTCTCCCCAGAAAGTAAAGGAGCAGGTGCAGGCCGTGCTGGACGACATCACGCCGCTTGCGGCCAAGACGGGCGCCCTAGGCTCTTCGGCTGTGATCGCGGCCGTGGGCCAGATGGCTGCGCGGTTTTTATTTCCGCTGGTGGTGGATCCCGTGATGGTCAGCAAGAACGGCACCTGGCTTATGGACCCGCCGGCCTGCCGCACATTTATCAAACACCTTTTGCCTCATGCCTACCTGGTCACGCCCAACGTGCCCGAAGCGGTTCGGATTTCGGGCATGGCGTGCAAAGGTTCCGGATCCTTTCGTGACATGGCCCGGAAAATCAGCGGCTATGGCCCGCGGGCCGTGCTGATCAAGGGCGGGCATCTCAAAGGGGAGGCCGTGGATTACCTCTACTGGCAGGGGGAAGATCATTATTTCCGGGCCCCGCGCATCAAAAGCGCCCATTCCCACGGCACAGGCTGTACTTATTCCGCCGCCATTGCCGCGCTGCTGGCCCGCGGCCGGGCCCTGGACAAGGCCGTCAAGGAAGCCAAGGCCTATGTGACCCGGGCCCTGAGCTCTTCCCCCCATATCGGGCACGGCAATGGTCCGATAAATCACTTTGCAAAAACGGGACTTTAG